gaaaatgttataaatgttgATATGAGACATTATTTAAGTGAATATGATAAGTGTCATACAATTATAAATGTCTTTCAATCTCTTTTAATCTCAATGTCTCATtctcaattaatatttaatgaggTGACGATTAgtaatcttgtcttgaaatcacaaaaaattataaaagtataaaattacaaaaaaagcTACAATATATAAAGAAACGAAATCACCGAAATcaaatgttgattcgagacatatgtttaacacatttcccCTAAAATAGTTCCGTCGTCTCTTTTTGTGCTGGAATTTATTAGATGGTTGTCTCCTAGGGTACACCAAATCTAATAGTGATTCAGCACTTGAATCATtacacaacgaacttgaccAACATACCTAAACTATCATCGGGATAAAGCAGAATTGTGTGAaactacaattaaaataatcaaataaatttttttctaaaaatctaagAAATAACTAGCTTCTTATAAtgttgaaaatgaaaaacaataatGAAGTTCATTTATGGTGATGGAAGGATAAAACTTTGTAATTATGCAATTATTATTGTCTTGAACAatatgtgatcaattgagaagttttatcaaaataaattagtcaATCAACAATTTTCATCAATTACATTTTCAATCGATTGCATTTTCATCAATTGCATTGGATTGAAAATTTCTTATTTGTATATTGATATTAATAGTACCCCATTTAAATGCctcattcaattaaaattttaatctaaatatattaatttacttaaataacAATACAATGCATTTTGCAAATAAGTTAAGCCCCACTTAGATTAATAGAAAAACTAATAGGAAAtaaaattgtcttttttttttatcttgtatgataaaatattttaaactttacaactttaatttaagtcatttattttaaacaacaaGACTACcataatatcaaattatatataatttatctatgtATCATAAAAATGCTACATTTTGCTATTTTACTAATGTGGACAAACccactaactcgattttattcttgGGAATCatccatttaattttattattgaattctTATTTCATTTCATATAATGGAAATCATCTACATAGTTTAAATTCCAATAATTCTCCACGTGAagggaaaataaaatattaacctaGTGAAATGTTGAATCCTACATGAGATGAGTATATATTACCTTTTGAACATTCCCTTATGAAAGAATGTAACTTTACTAACTGATTTTAGACTCGGTGTCCttgaaatattatgtttttttgtgtaaatgattacacactttcatATAGAATTCTCCCTAATACATGTTAAATTCGCATGGTTGTGTCTATTTTTCTCATGGAACACTGGTCTGGTTTGTGAGAGAGTCTAAAATTGAGCCGTACAaatctttcgaagcggccccatttctctctcacataggtgatctctttgctcacaaagaatcattaaaagcatTATGCTTATCCTCATCAAAATACATATTGTTTATTATAGAATTAATCCCCAATAATAATCTTCCTTAGTACAATTAAGTGTCCCATTAAACCTAGTTATTGGGATCTTCAGTCTACATAAGTTGGGTTTCCTTCAtacaacttatagtaggctctTGTCTTAAAAGACTTTTCAAATTAACTCTCTATTTAATAGTTTGGTTAGTGAATTCACAATATTATCTTTGACTTTACATTATCAAATGTGATAACACGATTaaagagtatagtctaatgacattatgtctaataTAGATATGTTTGTCTaaacttgtcattgactctaagccTGTCCgatttcaaattactatcacaataattagaaatttttagtaaatacttaaataatattgaaatattttttaataaaatgaataatctttCATACATGCTTATCATGtaaacattttctttttatgaaaaatatatatttacttggctaactagtagacaaaatatcTTTGAAGATTATACGTTCATATAAACGACTACATACATTTTAgagaaatattttctttttcgaCACATgtcaaaatttatgaatattgattatatcgtgtaatctatccatcataatttCTTAGATATCTTGTAGACATAAAGTTACACTACTAAATGTCaacatattcacttgtagatgtaaaatcttttatatttaataacacaGGTATATCTCGTGAGGTgcaactaatatttttattgaatttaatcattttttattacacttttaatgaaaaataattatatataaaaaaataaataatgaaataactcATTTCATTGTCGGTAAGATATACACATTTGTCAcctttattgatttaaattcaCTTAAAATCATAGTTTGACTCATATTTCATACAATTATTAGAAAACTTGTTATAagtcataaaaaaaactttacaagccatttttctttttcatctatttgataatatttttatgaagaCATTAGTTCTTCAAATTTGtacaaaaataatgtcaaagaaaAGTCATATCTTGATTTTAAACCCTTCaatttgaaaaattgaattgaGCACCAACTTAACAAATATAAgacatttttattgaatttaatacAACACATTTAattgtcttttatatttaataacaccgatatatatatatatatatatatatatatatatatatatatatatatatatatatatatatatatatatatatatatatatatatatatatattttgataaaaataagatatctcGTGAAGTGCAACTAAcattttttgttgaatttaatcattttcatcgcacttttaatgaaaaaataatcatatacaAAAAGACACATAATGAAATAACTCATTTCATTCATTGTCTTTAAGATATACACATTTGTCACATTCATTCACTGATTTAAATTCACTTAAAAtcataatatgaataatatttcataCAATTATTAGAAAACTTGTTATAAGTCATAAAAAGACTTTACAAgccaattttctttttcatctatttcataattgtttttatgaaGACATTAGTTCttcaaatttgtataaaaataatgtcaaagaaaAGTTGTATCTTGATTTTCAAcccttaaatttgaaaaatcaaattaagcACCAACTTAACAAATACTTgaatttaacacaaaatatttcattgtaaaaatatttaataacactgatatatcttttataataataagatatctCGTGAGGTGAAACtaacatttttattgaatttaatcattttttatttcacttttaataaaaacaaataatcataTACAAAAAGACACATAATGAAATAACTCATTTCATTGTCTTTAAGATATACACAtttgtcacattcattgatAAATTCacttaaaatcataatttgacTAATATGTCATACAATTTTTAGAAAACTTGTTATAAGTCATAAAAAGACTTTAGAAgccaattttctttttcatctatttcataattttttatgaagACATTAGTTCTTCAAAtttgtacaaaaaaaaaaataatgtcaaagaaaAGTCATATCTTGATTTTAAAcccttaaatttgaaaaatcgaATTGAGGACCAACTTAACAAATACAAgacatttttattgaatttaatacaaaacatttaattgtctttgatatttaataaCACCAATATATCTTTTTGATAACAATAAGATATCTCGTGAGGTGCAACtaacatttttattgaatttaatcattttttatcgcacttttaataaaaaaaataattatataaaaaaatacacataatgaaataacttatttcATTGTCTTTAAGATATACACTTTTGTCACATTCATTGAATTAAATTCACTTAAAATTATAGTATGACTAATATTTCATACAATTATTAGAAAACTTGTTATGAGTCATAAAAAGACTTTacaaaccaatttttttttcatctatttcataatttttgtaTGAAGACACAAGTTCttcaaatttgtataaaaataatgtcaaagaaaAGTCGTATCTTGATTTTAAACccttaatttgaaaaattaaattaagcaTCAACTTAACAAATACAAgacatttttattgaatttaatacaaaatatttcattgtcttttatatttaataacatcGATATCTTTTGATAACAATAAGATATCTCGTGAGGTACAACtaacatttttattgaatttaatcattttttattgcacttttaatgaaaaaataatcatatacaAAAAGACACataatgaaataatgaaataattcaTTTCATTGACTTTAAGATATACACATTTATCACATTCATacatttatcacattcatttatttaaattcactTAAATCATAATTTGACTAATATGTCATacaattattagaaaaattgttataagtcataaaAAGACTTTACAAgccaattttgttttttcatttatttcataaaagttttatgaaaacattAGTTCttcaaatttgtataaaaataatgtcaaagaaaagtcatatattgattttaaacctttaaatttgaaaaatctaattGAGAACCAACTTAACAAATACAAgacatttttattgaatttaatacAAGACATTTCattgtcttttatatttaataatactgATATATCTTTTGATAACAATAAGACATCTTGTAAGGTGCAACTAACATTTTTAtggaatttaatcattttttatcgcacttttaatgaaaaaataatcatatacaAAATGACAGATAATGAAATAACTCATTTCATTGTCTTTAAGATATAAACATTTGtcatattcattaatttaaattcacTTAAAATCATAGTATGACTAATATTTCATACAATTATTAGAAAACTTGTTATAAGTCATAAAAAGACTTTACAAgccaattttcttttttatctatttcataatttttgtaTGACGACATTAGTTCTTcgaatttgtataaaaataatgtcaaagaaaAGTCGTATCTTGATTTTAAAtccttaaatttgaaaaattaaattaagcaCCAACTTAACAAATACAAgacatttttattgaatttaatacaaaacatataattgtcttttatatttaataacaccAATATCTTTTTGATAACAATAAGATATCTCGTGTGgtgaaattaacatttttattgaatttaatcattttttattgcacttttaatgaaaaaataatcatatacaAAAACATACATAATGAAATAACTCATTTCATTGACTTTAAGATATACATAtttgtcacattcattgatttttttttgggaaatatgacttagcgtcatttcattaaaaattcccaaaaatggaaaaaaaaaacacgagtttaagagatcattctagacaggcctagaatgattttgaagtcgtaacattctgaataaaagctaaaaagctaaaaacgtaaatgaattatctgattacaatgctttcaattctaatgagtttaaaaaatggtaaattccagttactacagatattccagttctacttcgtgcttggaattcttgtccatgTTCCTACGAGGgtgctgcaatccgatacaatatctttccataactcttcaacgctcctgcgggttctgccatatacccttacattccgttcttgtcaaatgttatacaccactgctccaaagtcgcacttgaacacgcttattgcaaatctatttcaattgactttgagtagtgctgcatctttgatttcatttcattcgctcgggaaactgatcagctccaggcttttatagaatttatCCCAAAGCTTTGAAGCAATACAGCAACttccgaataggtgatctatggtttcttcatttcctctacatcgAAGACAGTTCGTAttcgggatgctcatatacttactgatacgatcacgagtgctgagtctttcctagaaggcgagccataagatgaactggtgtctagggataatcttcgttgaccatacaagaggagcccattctactttctgtgctttttcccgggttacctcccatattttcttcgataccagtttcccattgtcctcagctttccattcatgaatatctggtcagtcgtgtagttgtatgttacttatatgatcaagtatcctctgtccttctagatttcttctcaAGAGTGAGTCACAATTCTCGtttttaatgtctctgattttcgcttctgtgcagtcccttctaatgcaggtattttgaaactcctccttgtggatgataggctggttttcgaaccagggttCGTGCCAGAAAagagtgcatttcccgtcccctagtcggatgtcataaagatctgaaatatcgcttcttagtttaagaatcttttttacagaccagctcataccttcatgaaatttgcaggtccagatgctggtttcgtatttcataaacctcgtatgtaCCCATTttatccatagtgactcctgattgcgctccaaagtccacagatgcttgaaggtgagagtcttgttccactcgatacaattcttcaagtcgatgtccccctcgtccttcggtttgcagagagcggtccatttgactttttttcctcctcttctgctactgccccagataaagttcctcatcagtgtatcgagctccttcattaccttcttcggaatgaccatttgctctgcccagtagccaataatgcccatgaccacggttttgataagttcgatcctccctgcataaatttttttttttgatgttttttatcttttcaatcagcgatttgcagtgtgagatctcaatctgcttcgcagttaacggaattcggaagtaccttacgggaaaactgtattccttgatgcccatgaagttgaagatgtcctgctttgtttcgtcattcacgcctccataaaatgccacacttttgatTTCATTActagttaaacctgtaacctcaaaaaagaacgttagtacaaccctaatagttttaatagaATCAATGTCTGTGTgtgctagaatgaacaaatcgtcagcaaagcattaATGGATTACCtccctctacctcacagaatgggtgaaagatgtatggacgattattcacattcattgatttaaaatcacttaaaatcataatttgacTAATATGTAATACAATTATTAGAAAACTTGTTATAAGTCATAAAAAGACTTTACAAgccaattttgtttttcatttatttcataaaagttTTATGAAGATATtagttcttcatttttttataaaaataatgtcaaagaaaAGTCATATATTGATTTTAAACCCTTAAATTTGTAAAATCGAATTGAGAACCAACTTAACAAATCCAAGACATTTTTATTGACATTTCattgtcttttatatttaataacactAATATATCTTTTTGATAACAATAAGACATCTGGTAAGGTGCAACtaaaatttttattgaatttaatcattttttatcgcacttttaataaaaaaaaaataatcatatatacaATGACAGAAATTGAAATAACTCATTTCATTGTCATTAAGATATACACATTTCTCACATTCATTGATTTAAATTCACTTAAAATCATAATATGACTAATATTTCATACAATTATTAGAAAACTTGTTATAagtcataaaaaaaactttacaagccaattttatttttcatcttcatttgcATTAATAGAAGTTGTCATACTACATTTCTTATAAAAGgaataattgtttttcttttaacaaAAGGATCACCATTTAAATCATCCAgatcattttcaaaatagtACAAGTTGTTCACTCTAATCTCCTTTTCTAATATTAAATCTTTCTCAAGGTCCTGCAAAACACAATATCTTGAAGAAAAACAACATTTAACGTTATCTAATTCTAGTAATTGTGCAACAGATATAAGGTTGTATTTAAAATCTGAAGAAAACATAACATTTTTGAGGtgtaaatgtttatttaaaacaactgtacatatttatgtaattttctttttacTGCCATTTGGTAGAAATAATTCTAATGGTTTAGcaattttatgaatattattcATAAGTTTtctattattacaaatatgagCACTAACTTCAGAATCAATAATCCAAGTTATACTAAAATTATCAACATGATTAAGATTcatattaaagtttaatgtaaTGTTAGAAGAATGTTTACTTGCTTGAAATTTCAAGttgtttttctcattttctttcataattttcaTGAAAGCTCGAAACAGCTTAAAATCACCAGCATTTACATTGTCGAGGTTGTTGTTGACAACATTCACAAATGTTTTCTTCCTTTGCTCTTTTGATTGCTTAAATCATTCTGGATAGCCAATAAGTTTGAAACAACCTTCTTGAATATTCCCCTTCAATCCATAGTGTTTGCAAACTGTATTTTTGTAAGAATTTTGAGaagtttttcttttgtttgctcCAACCTTATTGTTCCTTACTTGACCAATagtcattattttttcaaaagcaAGAGTCGtacttttatcaaaatcaagacttttattctcttcattgttggattttggatttaaatatatatgtagaacatattattagattaaagtcatgggcttaatgattatgaaatgaataattgtagatacccgtttagtatttgtttatttggtgacgtgacaaaataagtattaataatatggtgGGCCTTCTTATATTGTGGGCTTTAACAATATATGGGATTCAACTAGGGTTAGGTCTTTGAGAcaagtattatttaagaaacatGAGAGGGAGATTCAAAGAAGAACTCTCACGCCTTCTCTCTCTCCACTCTCCTCCGTTTTCTTGTCCTTTGATTTCCCCCGTCAATATCAGAGGAGAACGGATAATACTTAGTCAGGAAGACCTAGCCGTTCCTTTCAAGAACAGATCAATCCGGATCTACAATGAGATCATcttcaggtacgcttccgctgcGTTATAATTATAGTCTATATTAATGATTAGAATAATGATAAACATTCTATCAGTTGGTATTATTTATGAAtcgataatttttataatgatcGTATTTGAATCTggattggtttatttatttatttatttattttttaattaataataaataaaatatattattttatttttattatcattactattaaactaaaagataaataaggaaataatattctctattaagaaaataaaataaataaggaattgataatataatatttttttattatcattaaataaataaataattgataatataataatttttttttattattaaataaataaggaattgataatataatatttattttttatcatcattaataaagaatttatattatattaaataatattaacggctaagaaatgaattattagaatctgttttattaaattagataataatattaataatctaatatttattccatttaaataaaataatttcatcttcAGATGTCACCAAAGTGACCTCTATTtcgtaattgttttatttaaattcttaaagatggttgtatattttttttatttcatgcgTTTATTGATTAACTCAAAGATTGATCAATTGGCAGAAATATAAACATACTCGTGGTAATAAATCTATGACAGTTACAAAGTTTTCATGTGGATTATACTTTTAtctaaagataaatttattagttttatagaatttattgtcaagattttattatttcaacaagaGTACCgcttacaattaaaattattatccaaAGATTTGGTTTTAATGTTGTGTTTGGTATCTTACGATGGGGTTAaccataatttgtttattatttaaatatttgtaataatgtgagtatttatattttttttgttaacttcAGGATCTGGTTCTTTGATATCTGCTAACTATCCAGTCCCTATTTTATCGGGGGACAACTTTAAGAACTGGAAATAATCCATTTTGATTCATTTGGGTTGTATGGATTTGGACTTAGCATTAAGGATAGACCAACCCGCTCCTCTTACGGATGTAAGCACTATTAATCAAATGCAGATGTTTGAGAAGTTGGAAAGGTCTAATCGTTTAAGTTTGATGATCATAAAGAAAAGAATTCCAGAAATATTTCGGGGTACGATATCTGATGATATCACTAAGGCTGAAGAATTTCTTATCGAGATAGAAAAACGCTTTACTAAAAGCGATAAGGCGGAAATGAGTGCTTTTCTTAAGTCACTCATTACCATGAGGTATCTCGAGAAGGAGAACATAAGGGAGTACATCCTTAATATGTTCAATGTCGCTTCAAAACTGAGAGCACTCAAGTTAGACCTTTCAGAGGACATGTTAGTCCTATTGGTCATGCTCTCACTTCCTACTTAATACGATCAGTTCAAAGTTAGTTATAACTGTCAAAAGGAGAAATAGACTCTCAATGAACTCATTTCTCACTGTGTTGAAGAGGGAGAAAGAATGAAGCACAAAAGGAATGAGGAGGTAAATATGATTGGAACCTCGAAATATGTCGGCGGTAATAAAAGAAAGTTTAAGTCCGTGAAGATTGAGACTGCTAAGGCTCCAGTCCCAGCTCCTCAGGCTCGTCCTATGGAGAAATCTTGCTTCTTTTGTAAGAAGACTGGACATGAAAATAAGGATTGTGCCAGCTATCACAATTGGTGTGTGAAGAAAGGTATTATTCTTACTTTGGTTTGTTCTGAAGTTAATCTCTAGCTTCAGTGCCTCGAAACACTTGGTGGTTAGACTCTAGTTCAACTACTAACATCAGTGTTTCAATGTAGGGTTTCTTAAGCCACCGAAGCCCAATTGATGTTGAAAGACACATTTACTTTGGAAATGGGGAATCGGTCGAAGTGGAAGCAGTTGACAATTTTAAATTGTTGCTAAGTACTGGgcattttcttgaattaaaagACACTTTTATTATACCGTCATTTAGACGGAATTTGGTTTCTGTTTCTTATTTGGACAAATTCGGTTATTATTGTTCGTTTGGAAACAATGAAGTTACATTgtctttgaattcaaatttggttGGTTTTGGTACTTTTATGTTGAATGACAATTTATACATGCTTGACACTTTAACTTCATATCATGAAACCCTAAATGTGCAAACGAGAGGTACTAAgcgaaaattaaataattcaagtttatTATGGTACAAACGTTTAggtcatatttcaaaaaatCGAGTTGAAAGTCTCATTAAGGATGAAATTCTTGATTCCATAGTTTTTTCGAATATTGAGGTTTGTGTTAACTGCATTAAAGGTAAACAGACCAAAGTGAAGAGGACAGGTGCTTATCGAGCTACAGAAGTCTTAAAGTTGATACATACAGACATTTGTGGGCCATTTTCCACACCTTCGTGGAATGGTCAACAATACTTTGTATCATTCACAGATGATTATTCTCGATATGGTTATCTTTACTTCATAAGGGAAAAATCTGAGGCAGTGGACATGTTCAAAGTATTTAAGGTTAAAGTTGAAAATCAACTCAACAAACGCATTAAGATTATCAGATCTGACCGTGGAGGTGAATATTACGGTAGAAATGGTGGATCGGGTGAACAACGTCCATGCCCTTTTGCTGACTTCCTTAAAGAGTGTGGAATAGTCCCTCAATACACCATGTCGGGTTCTCCTAGAATGAATGGTGTTGTAGAGAGACGTAATCGCACATTAAAAGATATGGTTCGAAGTATGATATGTCAAACTACTTTGCCAAAATCTTTTTGGGGGGAAGCATTAAAAACCACAGTCTACATTCTTAATCGAGTACCGACTAAGGCGATAattaaaacaccttatgaactcTGGACTGGGCGTAAACCCAGCTTACGTCATTTTAGGGTGTGGGGATGTCCAGCTGAGGCAAGGCGTTATATGCCAAATGAACCAAAGCTAGCATCTCGTACGGTGAGTAGTCACTTTATTGGTTACTCGGAACGGTCAAAGGGGTATAAGTTTTATGATCCCACATCAAAAAACATTTTTGAGACGGGTACTGCCACGTTCTTTGAGAATGTTGAGTTTGGGAGGAGAAATACAGTTTTAGACTTTTCTTTAAAGGTTCAAGAAATCACCAAAGTGATTGACCTGACACCTCAAGAAGGATTAGTCATTCCGACTCCCATACAGTTTCAAGATACAATTGAGGAACCCATTCAAATTGAACGGGAACACCAAGTTGTAgctgaagaacaaactcaataaactcaaGAATATATTGTTCAAGAGCCAACGTTATTACGTAGATCCACTAGAGAACGGAGAAATGCCATTCCGAATGATTATGTGacatttcttcaagaaaatgaggacaaTGGTGGCATGACTGAGGATGATCCTATCAACTTTTGTCATGCCATGAAGGGTCCTAATTCGGATAAATGGATCGAAGCAATGCAAGACAATAAGGTTTGGGAACTTGTCCTATTGCTAGAAGGTGCAAAACCCGtaggttgtaaatggatttttaaaaccaaacgggATGTTAATGGTAATGTGGAGAGGTATAAAGCACGTCTTGTAGCTAAAGGTTATACTTAGAAAAAAGGAATTGACTATAAAGAGACTTTCTCTCCGGTTTCTTCGAAAGACTCTTTTAAGACAATCATGGCTCTAGTGGCAAATTTTTATTTGGAGCttcatcaaatggatgtaaagacAGCGTTTCTGAATGGTCACATTGATGAAACAATCTATATGGTACAACCTGAAAGTTTTGAGGTCGATGACCCGAAACAAATGGTTtgtaaattaagaaaatctatCTATGGACTAAAACAAGCGTCTCGCCAGTGGTATcataaatttcatcaaataattctttCATACGGTTTTGAAATTAATGTAGTTGATGATTGTTTTTATCaaaagtttagtgggagtaaatttattttttttggttttgtatgtggatgacattcTGCTTGCCACAAACGATATGAGCTTCTTGCACGAAACTAAGAAATTTCTTTCGAATaactttgaaatgaaagatcttcGTGAATCATCTTTTGTATTAGGGATCCAAATATACCGTGAAAGATCTCAGTATATTCTTGGGTTATCTCAAAGGAGCTATATCGATAAAGTGCTTGAACGATTTGGCATGCAGAATTACAAACCAGGAAATACCCCAGTTGCCAAAGGAGACAAATTCAGTTTAAATCAATATCCAAAATCAAGTTTAGACATCCAGGAAATGCAAAAGATTCCATATGCTTCTACAGTTGGAAGTCTTATGTATGCACAAGTATGTACGCGTCCGGATATTGCGTTCAAAGTTGGCG
This is a stretch of genomic DNA from Impatiens glandulifera chromosome 4, dImpGla2.1, whole genome shotgun sequence. It encodes these proteins:
- the LOC124934796 gene encoding uncharacterized protein LOC124934796; the encoded protein is MDLDLALRIDQPAPLTDVSTINQMQMFEKLERSNRLSLMIIKKRIPEIFRGTISDDITKAEEFLIEIEKRFTKSDKAEMSAFLKSLITMRYLEKENIREYILNMFNVASKLRALKLDLSEDMLVLLVMLSLPT